The genomic window ACCTGTGATTGAGGGAGCAGCAGCATCTGGAAGAGGAGCGCCCCGTATAGACATATCTCGTACTGAAGTAGGTGGTGAGATAGTTATGTTGCAATGGAATCCATGTCAAGGTATGACATCTGATGCACATATTGTGGCATATTGCACAACAGACACTGGCAGAGAGGATTGGATCTATATTGTAACTCAGGtaaagtttgttttttaataattGAATCATAGCCCCGGGATCATAGCCCATCAAAAATCAAATGCTCGAGACAGATATGCTCATCAGTGGTATTAATCCTGATGGTGGATGCAATGTAGAGGTTAAATTTACTTTTCTATATTTGTGGTTAGAGAGACATTTACATCAAAAGTGCCTATTTTTGGAACCTCTGATATTTGTCTGTGGGTAGGTCTATTTTCACTAGTTGGAATCTTTGGTACACAGTGCGGGGGgggtggcacttcaatatgaaatggatataggtggtAGGGCTGGCACTTTGGCACTAAGGAGCATTcactgagagcaaaatgtaaaaaaatatgggggtcattgggtgagaacatgaccttttttaatcatttttgggtgagagccgaaacagcatcacaaaaacctcgaaaatcgaatttctagtttgaaatggcttcaatttcattgtttttttcaaaataagtaacaaaatcagtgataaaatgaaagttgctgttcaagaacttgtaagggtctttgggtgacagatcaaatagaaaaataggggatcttcgggtgacagagcatgtgttaagtaaaaaaaatatggggtctttgggtgacagcgatgctgaaaaagggtcttaacagccctacatacgtgtcacctccaaagttggagtgctcCCCCCCCCTGGACACAGCGACATGGGAAGATCTAAAACATTGCGAGCCCAAGATTTGGGGGAATGCCTCCCCATGACACCACCACTGCTTTCCCCCTCccatgggctatttcagttgaaagccatacacccctatggaagacatgaccttaatctctcacacagggggtgtagatttcaaaaggaatcACAGGCCtattcaggtaatctcatttgaaattcacactccatgtgtgaaggttatggtcatgtcttccgggcatgtcttccataggggtggatggatttaaactggaatagccccatgaaCTGACAGTTTATGGGTTATGGAGAAGGTTCAGAGGAAAATGAGTTCCTCTCAATCCTGCCACTGGTGATGTTAATCCATATATCAATTTTGTATCCTTTCATATAGGACCAAGAAAACTCCTTTGTAGTCAGTGGATTGTCTCCAGGTACAGCTTATCTCTTCAAGGTTGGTAGCTGCAGTAAGCAAGGCTTCTCTGATTGGAGCAGGAAAGTCAAGATCAAACTTGGTGAACAGAAATTACCTACACAACAATTTCAAAAAGTCCAACAAGTTAATGGtaagagaccgttcacaaacacttgttagagggggcctggtgcaaaagggggccctgaacatttttgaccctcctaagggggggggggcctgaaaaaaatgaccataaattttcctgggaaaattgagtttatatgcttttctatggggtatACCCAATAAAACACTATAttcacaaaacaaaaacagactATGGGATATTAGTTGTATTGTAAGTGGATGGGCACAAAATTGGATTATCGATTTAAAACAGAATGGGCAACCAAGAAATTAAAATAGAACAAGATCACCCAGGCGTGTATACAGACCTTCAGCAATCGGGTGtgaatttcttaatttcttggtgagctaagaaaTGATCATGAAACGTGTGATTATaacatattgaagcttaaatggtAAAATATGGCTTAAATTGGAACAAATTCTTGCAAAGCACGTCtaactttacttttttttttaaagctgagATGGTCAAATAATGAgattaatttcatcaaaatcacatgcacacaggcatttttcttttctttttttgataCCGGGGGATGTACACCCGTTTAAAAAGGCCTGTATATGCTGCTGAGAtcaccaaaaaaccaaaaaaaaacaacacgATTTTACAAAATGTTTCCCATCAGGGAACTCAGAACTATAATGTTTAACTCTTTATTGTCACActaatcaaaatgtcattttgttcCATTTCCTTCAGAAACCAGTTTTGCTTTGGACAAGCAGACGGCTCATCCCTGTCTACTGCTCTCAGGGAAGTCCATCGTCCATCCATCTAATGCCTGTCCTTCTATATCTGACTTCTTCACTGATAATTGCTACAGTGTGTTTGGTACAGCGACATTCAACAGTCGCAATGGTGGTGTGTTTTACTGGGAGGTGATTATTCATGGAGAAGGCAGCAAGGTAGAGTATATCATAGTGGTTACCTTCTAGGACACCTTACCCCATCTCCCCTCTCCCCCAGGGAATGTTTCCCCTAATCTTAACCTCAGTGGCCCTCATGCTCACATTATATTGGCTAGATGGGCTCAGAGATTCAATCTTAATGCAGGGGGACATGGGGAATTTGCCCCCCCCTccaatatttttcttattttctccCCCTCCCACTATTGAGgcaaaaaaaccaaaatcatacaaaatttcccctttttgcagcaattttgtgccaaattggttcattttgccccccccgaaattcacttagCACTCCCATGCCTCCCCCAAGTATATATTTGTgatttaaagtaattttttggaCAAACCTTGCCCCCTTCCTCCCAACTATAGGGCCTTTAAAACATGCTATACTTTGAGAACCACTAAAAACCCTGTGACCACTCCACCAAAAGGCCCAATCtaggagccccccccccccgaaagttgccttacccccccccccattttccgtTATCATTTATTGATTGCCTAgatatttaatttaaaataaaacagGCTAACAGATTAACCTAACGGTTTTCTTTGATTCCAGGTAAGGATCGGTGTAGCAGAGCCTAATGTCAACATGAGTCAACTTGTAGGTAGTAGCCCTGATGCATGGGTCCTAGTCATGGATGCCAGAAAACCAAGCAATCGCCAGGGAAGCTTTGTCATGTATGGCAACCAGGTGCACAAGTCAGGTGGCCAGTGGATTCCCTTCACCAAGTACATTGGTGTTCAACTAGATTTCAATAAAAGGGAAATCATCTTCATTGAGTACAACGGTCCCCGACACCTTCCACTCCACGTACCTCTCATAGTTTTCAGTTTCATCCTCCGGATCAGTTGAAACCTATATTTGCTATCGATGAGAAGACAGATGATTTGAAGCTGCAGGTGGTTACAGATAAGAAACCACCTGGTACTGTTGCATCATAGAAAAAATATAACCATGGAATTGACTTGAAGAGGACTTTATTGTCCCTGAAAGAAAGTGGTGGTGCCAATGGGGACATGGGGGACATTTTACCTCCCTGGTTTCCCCCAGTCAGAAAGAAAAGACAAAAAATTCCACTTTGaggtaaaaatgccaaattttacaaaaaaaattttgacagcagACTATTTCTATGGGCTAAAAAAGCACAAAAAAAAGTTATTCAGGTTTAAAATTATGAGTTCCAGATAGGGCATGTGTAAAGGGACAAGGGGTAAACTGAATAGTGGTCAGAAATGAGGCATTGAGAAATTGACAGGGGGTCAGACATTTATCAAAAATCTTGTTTAAACAAACAGTCCATTATCCTCCTGGGATCACTAGAAAATGGGTGATGGGGATGTGCGGCCATATTGACCCCCATTTTCATCTCCCTCTCACTCATAAACCCCTTAATTTGTTTAACTGAacaccctctcacccaatgaccacctTTTTTGTTTTCCCATCACCAAAAGATCCCCTtttttgataatctctcaccAAATAACcctgttttttttcattattttcctttaaatttttcaaaaaatttc from Amphiura filiformis chromosome 5, Afil_fr2py, whole genome shotgun sequence includes these protein-coding regions:
- the LOC140153711 gene encoding E3 ubiquitin-protein ligase Midline-1-like, whose amino-acid sequence is MRAHNSVGWSPWSTILLLKTKEETMPKTQKEPVIEGAAASGRGAPRIDISRTEVGGEIVMLQWNPCQGMTSDAHIVAYCTTDTGREDWIYIVTQDQENSFVVSGLSPGTAYLFKVGSCSKQGFSDWSRKVKIKLGEQKLPTQQFQKVQQVNETSFALDKQTAHPCLLLSGKSIVHPSNACPSISDFFTDNCYSVFGTATFNSRNGGVFYWEVIIHGEGSKVRIGVAEPNVNMSQLVGSSPDAWVLVMDARKPSNRQGSFVMYGNQVHKSGGQWIPFTKYIGVQLDFNKREIIFIEYNGPRHLPLHVPLIVFSFILRIS